One segment of Danio aesculapii chromosome 3, fDanAes4.1, whole genome shotgun sequence DNA contains the following:
- the LOC130220772 gene encoding zinc finger protein 501-like isoform X1 codes for MSDPEPCRITDEDTEEQTGGCRRKKGPVNQEVCARHDDDLIEEMKESEDDELLKAGKIPHLQTEDNLFMQRDKNRLTCSQCGKSLASKKSLKEHMKIHTGEKPFTCIHCGKSFRRSSSLNEHTMIHTGEKTHRCDHCGKTFLRASGLKVHLRVHTKEKPYSCSECGKRFTKQLHLRRHQKIHAGVKEYVCFECVKTFITAIELKRHQRIHTGEKPYKCSHCDKRFSWLEILKKHERIHTGEKPYKCLHCDKRFGQLEHLKTHERIHTGEKPYKCSYCDKRFNQLGTKNQHQRIHTGEKPFTCTQCGRSFRHSTAINEHMRIHTGEKPFTCTECGKSFSLSSSFNLHMRIHTGEKTHRCDQCGKTFLRASDLKLHLISHTKEKPYSCSECGKSFAHQPYLRLHQKIHAGVKEYMCFECEKTFIKAEHLKQHQRIHTGEKPYKCSYCDKRFGRLEHLKTHERIHTGEKPYSCDQCLESFTHSVQLKKHMNIHTGEKQHT; via the coding sequence ACCTTATTGAAGAGATGAAGGAGAGTGAAGATGATGAACTCCTAAAAGCTGGAAAAATACCACATTTACAGACTGAAGATAATTTGTTCATGCAAAGAGACAAGAATCGTTTGACCTGcagtcagtgtggaaagagtctggCAAGCAAAAAGAGTCTTAaagaacacatgaagatccacactggagagaaaccattcacatgcattcattgtgggaagagtttcagacgtTCATCATCCCTTAATGAACACacgatgatccacactggagagaaaacccaCAGATGCGATCATTGtggcaaaacatttttgagggCGTCAGGGCTGAAAGTCCATCTcagagttcatacaaaggagaagccttattcatgctctgagtgtggaaagagattTACAAAGCAGTTACATTTAAGACGACATCAGAAGATCCACGCTGGTGTAAAAGAGTATGTGTGCTTTGAGTGTGTGAAGACTTTTATCACAGCTATAGAATTGAAACGGCAccagaggatccacactggagagaaaccgtacaagtgttcacactgtgataaGAGATTCAGTTGGTTAGAAATTCTGAAAAagcatgagaggattcacactggagagaaaccgtacaagtgtttaCACTGCGATAAGAGATTCGGTCAGTTAGAacatctgaaaacacatgagaggattcacactggagagaaaccatataAGTGTTCATACTGTGACAAGAGATTTAATCAGTTAGGAACCAAGAACcagcaccagaggattcacactggagagaaaccattcacttgcactcagtgtgggaggagtttcagacACTCAACTGCTATTAatgaacacatgaggatccacactggagagaaaccattcacatgcactgaGTGTGGTAAGAGTTTCAGTCTCTCATCCTCCTTCAAtcttcacatgaggatccacactggagagaaaacccaCAGATGTGATCAATGtggcaaaacatttttgagggCTTCAGACCTGAAACTCCATCTCATAAGtcatacaaaggagaagccttattCATGCTCTGAGTGTGGTAAGAGTTTTGCGCATCAGCCCTATTTAAGACTACATCAGAAGATCCACGCTGGTGtaaaagagtatatgtgctttgagtgtgagaagacttttattaaagCCGAACATCTGAAAcagcaccagaggattcacactggagaaaaaccttacaagtgttcatactgcgacaagagattcggTCGGTTAGAacatctgaaaacacatgagaggattcacactggagagaaaccatactcCTGTGATCAGTGTCTGGAGAGTTTCACACACTCGgtgcagcttaagaaacacatgaaTATCCACACAGGAGAAAAGCAGCACACATGA
- the LOC130220772 gene encoding zinc finger protein 501-like isoform X2 — MSDPEPCRITDEDTEEQTDLIEEMKESEDDELLKAGKIPHLQTEDNLFMQRDKNRLTCSQCGKSLASKKSLKEHMKIHTGEKPFTCIHCGKSFRRSSSLNEHTMIHTGEKTHRCDHCGKTFLRASGLKVHLRVHTKEKPYSCSECGKRFTKQLHLRRHQKIHAGVKEYVCFECVKTFITAIELKRHQRIHTGEKPYKCSHCDKRFSWLEILKKHERIHTGEKPYKCLHCDKRFGQLEHLKTHERIHTGEKPYKCSYCDKRFNQLGTKNQHQRIHTGEKPFTCTQCGRSFRHSTAINEHMRIHTGEKPFTCTECGKSFSLSSSFNLHMRIHTGEKTHRCDQCGKTFLRASDLKLHLISHTKEKPYSCSECGKSFAHQPYLRLHQKIHAGVKEYMCFECEKTFIKAEHLKQHQRIHTGEKPYKCSYCDKRFGRLEHLKTHERIHTGEKPYSCDQCLESFTHSVQLKKHMNIHTGEKQHT; from the coding sequence ACCTTATTGAAGAGATGAAGGAGAGTGAAGATGATGAACTCCTAAAAGCTGGAAAAATACCACATTTACAGACTGAAGATAATTTGTTCATGCAAAGAGACAAGAATCGTTTGACCTGcagtcagtgtggaaagagtctggCAAGCAAAAAGAGTCTTAaagaacacatgaagatccacactggagagaaaccattcacatgcattcattgtgggaagagtttcagacgtTCATCATCCCTTAATGAACACacgatgatccacactggagagaaaacccaCAGATGCGATCATTGtggcaaaacatttttgagggCGTCAGGGCTGAAAGTCCATCTcagagttcatacaaaggagaagccttattcatgctctgagtgtggaaagagattTACAAAGCAGTTACATTTAAGACGACATCAGAAGATCCACGCTGGTGTAAAAGAGTATGTGTGCTTTGAGTGTGTGAAGACTTTTATCACAGCTATAGAATTGAAACGGCAccagaggatccacactggagagaaaccgtacaagtgttcacactgtgataaGAGATTCAGTTGGTTAGAAATTCTGAAAAagcatgagaggattcacactggagagaaaccgtacaagtgtttaCACTGCGATAAGAGATTCGGTCAGTTAGAacatctgaaaacacatgagaggattcacactggagagaaaccatataAGTGTTCATACTGTGACAAGAGATTTAATCAGTTAGGAACCAAGAACcagcaccagaggattcacactggagagaaaccattcacttgcactcagtgtgggaggagtttcagacACTCAACTGCTATTAatgaacacatgaggatccacactggagagaaaccattcacatgcactgaGTGTGGTAAGAGTTTCAGTCTCTCATCCTCCTTCAAtcttcacatgaggatccacactggagagaaaacccaCAGATGTGATCAATGtggcaaaacatttttgagggCTTCAGACCTGAAACTCCATCTCATAAGtcatacaaaggagaagccttattCATGCTCTGAGTGTGGTAAGAGTTTTGCGCATCAGCCCTATTTAAGACTACATCAGAAGATCCACGCTGGTGtaaaagagtatatgtgctttgagtgtgagaagacttttattaaagCCGAACATCTGAAAcagcaccagaggattcacactggagaaaaaccttacaagtgttcatactgcgacaagagattcggTCGGTTAGAacatctgaaaacacatgagaggattcacactggagagaaaccatactcCTGTGATCAGTGTCTGGAGAGTTTCACACACTCGgtgcagcttaagaaacacatgaaTATCCACACAGGAGAAAAGCAGCACACATGA